In one Columba livia isolate bColLiv1 breed racing homer chromosome 23, bColLiv1.pat.W.v2, whole genome shotgun sequence genomic region, the following are encoded:
- the HDAC5 gene encoding histone deacetylase 5 isoform X3, translating to MLLSGRAGPRCKDGGAAGRARGDGAGTGARAGLPGGTGTASALTASPHGPPPHQRHPPATMDPQSDTGPEGPAEPPGERRGPGLDAVARERQLQRELLALKQQQQLQKQLLFAEFQKQHEHLTRQHEVQLQKHLKQQEALAARRQQELEQQRQRERQELEQQQRLEQLHALRSKDRSRESAIASTEVKLKLQEFLLSKTKEPGTGPPNHSLPQHPKCWAHHTSLDQSSPPQTGSPGTPPSYKLPLLGTYDGRDDFPLRKTASEPNLKVRSRLKQKVAERRSSPLLRRKDGTVISTFKKRAIEITVSSLCSSAPGSGPSSPNSSHGAIAENGLTGSVPNIPAEQLLPQPLALDSSGQLSLYTSPSLPNISLGLQATVTVTNSHLSASPTLSPQAEAERPAVAALRPGATLTGKFLSTSSIPGCLLGVALDGDPPAGPASLLQHVLLLEQARQQSTLITVPLHGQSPLVTGERAGSVRTVTKLPRHRPLSRTQSSPLPQSPQALPHGALPHGALPHGALQHHFLDKQQVSLGKLLPKAGELARQPPTHPEETEEELTEQQSPPPGDGVAPLAPLETGGPLERPQDPEGCGEPLEPGDSGDEAPDVTELGVTYKQVFPEAPLQLFPGPPLGVLALPHPALARTQSSPASAAVKPPAPDGPPQHLFTTGVVYDTFMLKHQCTCGNTNIHPEHAGRIQSIWSRLQETGLLGKCERVRGRKATLEEIQTVHSEHHALLYGTSPLNRQKLDSKKLLGPIGQKTYAVLPCGGIGVDSDTVWNEMHSSSAVRMAVGCLLELAFKVAAGDIKNGFAVIRPPGHHAEESTAMGFCFFNSVAISAKLLQQKLSVGRILIVDWDIHHGNGTQQAFYSDPDVLYVSLHRYDDGNFFPGSGAPEEVGSGMGVGYNVNIAWTGGVDPPIGDVEYLTAFRTVVMPIATEFSPDVVLVSAGFDAVEGHLSPLGGYSVTAKCFGHLTKQLMTLAGGRVVLALEGGHDLTAICDASEACVSALLGLELEPLDPSLLQQKPNANAVATLEKVIEIQSRHWASLRGCAGAVGRSLREAQAGETAEAETVTAMALLSVGAERGGCGPRPRPVEEPVEPVEAMEAEPAP from the exons GGCCGGAGGGGCCGGCGGAGCCccccggggagcggcggggcccggggctGGACGCGGTGGCGCGGGAGCGGCAGCTGCAGCGGGAGCTCCTGGCgctcaagcagcagcagcagctccagaagcagctgctcttcgccGAGTTCCAGAAGCAGCACGAGCACCTCACCCGCCAGCACGAGGTCCAGCTCCAGAAGCACCTCAAG cagcaggaggcgCTGGCCGCGCgccggcagcaggagctggagcagcagcggcagcgggagcggcaggagctggagcagcagcagcgcctgGAGCAGCTGCACGCGCTGCGCAGCAAGGACAGGAGCCGCGAGa GTGCCATCGCCAGCACCGAGGTGAAGCTGAAGCTGCAGGAGTTTCTGCTCAGCAAGACGAAGGAGCCGGGCACCGGCCCGCCCAACCAttccctcccccagcaccccaaatgTTG GGCTCACCACACCTCCTTGGACCAGAGTTCCCCGCCCCAGACTGGCAGCCCCGGGACTCCCCCCTCCTACAAACTCCCCCTCCTCGGCACCTACGACGGCCGGGACGATTTCCCGCTGCGCAAAACCG CCTCCGAGCCCAACCTGAAGGTGCGGTCGCGGTTGAAACAGAAGGTGGCGGAGCGCAGGAGCAGCCCGCTGCTGCGCAGGAAGGACGGCACCGTCATCAGCACCTTCAAGAAGCGCGCGATTGAGATCACGG TGTCCTCGCTCTGCAGCAGCGCCCCCGGCTCCGGGCCCAGCTCCCCCAACAGCTCCCACGGCGCCATTGCCGAGAACGGCCTCACCGGCTCCGTCCCCAACATCCCGGCCGAG cagctcctgccGCAGCCCCTGGCGCTGGACAGCTCCGGCCAGCTCAGCCTCTACACGTCCCCGTCGCTGCCCAACATCTCGCTGGGGCTCCAGGCCACCGTCACCGTCACCAACTCCCACCTCAGT GCGTCCCCCACGCTGTCCCCGCAGGCGGAGGCCGAGCGCCCGGCGGTGGCCGCTCTGCGCCCCGGGGCCACCCTCACCGGCAAGTTCCTGAGCACGTCGTCCATCCCGGGCTGCCTGCTGGGGGTGGCGCTGGACGGAGAcccccccgccggccccgcgtccctgctgcagcacgtcctgctgctggagcaagCGCGCCAGCAGAGCACCCTCATCACCG TGCCGCTGCACGGGCAGTCGCCGCTGGTGACCGGCGAGCGCGCGGGGAGCGTGCGGACGGTGACGAAGCTGCCGCGGCACCGGCCCCTGAGCCGCACGCAGTCGTCTCCGCTGCCGCAGAGCCCCCAGGCCCTGCCCCACGGCGCGCTGCCCCACGGCGCGCTGCCCCACGGCGCCCTCCAGCATCACTTCCTCGACAAGCAGCAGGTGTCGCTGGGCAAG ctgctccccaagGCGGGGGAGTTGGCGCGGCAGCCCCCCACCCACCCCGAGGAGACGGAGGAGGAGCTGACGGAGCAGCAGTCTCCCCCCCCGGGTGACGGGGTCGCCCCACTCGCCCCCCTGGAAACTGGGGGCCCCCTGGAGCGCCCGCAGGACCCCgagggctgtggggagcccCTCGAGCCGGGTGACAGCGGGGACGAGGCCCCTGACGTGACCGAGCTGGGCGTCACCTACAAGCAG GTGTTCCCCGAGGCGCCGCTGCAGCTGTTCCCTGGCCCCCCCCTGGGCGTCCTGGCGCTGCCGCACCCGGCGCTCGCCCGCACCCAGTCGTCCCCGGCCAGCGCTGCCGTGAAGCCCCCCGCGCCCGACGGGCCCCCCCAGCACCTCTTCACCACAG GCGTGGTGTACGACACGTTCATGCTGAAGCACCAGTGCACCTGCGGCAACACCAACATCCACCCCGAGCACGCCGGCCGCATCCAGAGCATCTGGTCGCGCCTACAGGAGACCGGGCTCCTCGGCAAGTGCGAG CGCGTCCGGGGCAGGAAGGCGACGCTGGAGGAGATCCAGACGGTGCACTCGGAGCATCACGCGCTGCTCTACGGCACCAGCCCCCTCAACCGCCAGAAGCTCGACAGCAAGAAGCTCCTGG GTCCCATCGGCCAGAAGACGTACGCCGTGCTGCCGTGCGGGGGCATCGGG GTGGACAGTGACACGGTGTGGAACGAGATGCACTCATCCAGCGCGGTGCGCATGGCGGTGGGCTGCCTGCTGGAGCTCGCCTTCAAGGTGGCTGCCGGGGACATCAAG AACGGCTTTGCCGTCATCCGCCCCCCAGGGCACCACGCGGAGGAATCCACGGCCAT gggcttttgctttttcaactCGGTGGCCATCTCAGccaaactgctccagcagaagCTCAGCGTGGGCCGGATCCTCATCGTGGACTGG GACATCCACCACGGGAATGGGACCCAACAAGCCTTCTACAGTGACCCCGACGTCCTCTACGTCTCCCTGCACCGCTACGACGACGGCAACTTCTTCCCAGGCAGCGGGGCGCCCGAGGAG GTGGGCAGCGGGATGGGAGTGGGCTACAACGTCAACATCGCCTGGACCGGCGGCGTGGACCCCCCCATCGGGGACGTGGAGTATCTGACCGCCTTCAG GACCGTGGTGATGCCCATTGCAACCGAGTTCTCCCCGGATGTGGTGCTGGTCTCGGCCGGATTTGACGCTGTTGAGGGTCACTTGTCACCGCTCGGCGGCTACTCTGTCACCGCCAAAT GCTTTGGCCACCTGACGAAGCAGCTGATGACGCTGGCGGGGGGCCGCGTGGTGCTGGCGCTGGAGGGCGGGCACGACCTGACGGCCATCTGCGACGCCTCGGAGGCCTGCGTGTCCGCGCTGCTGGGCCTGGAG CTGGAGCCCCTGGACCCgtccctcctgcagcagaagcCCAACGCCAACGCAGTGGCCACCCTGGAGAAGGTCATCGAGATCCAGA GCCGGCACTGGGCCTCGCTGCGGGGCTGCGCGGGCGCCGTGGGCCGCTCGCTGCGGGAGGCGCAGGCGGGGGAGACGGCGGAGGCCGAGACCGTGACGGCCATGGCGCTGCTGTCGGTGGGCGCCGAGCGGGGGGGCTGCGGCCCCCGGCCCAG GCCGGTGGAGGAGCCCGTGGAGCCCGTGGAGGCCATGGAGGCCGAGCCCGCGCCATGA
- the HDAC5 gene encoding histone deacetylase 5 isoform X2, which yields MLLSGRAGPRCKDGGAAGRARGDGAGTGARAGLPGGTGTASALTASPHGPPPHQRHPPATMDPQSDTGPEGPAEPPGERRGPGLDAVARERQLQRELLALKQQQQLQKQLLFAEFQKQHEHLTRQHEVQLQKHLKQQQEALAARRQQELEQQRQRERQELEQQQRLEQLHALRSKDRSRESAIASTEVKLKLQEFLLSKTKEPGTGPPNHSLPQHPKCWAHHTSLDQSSPPQTGSPGTPPSYKLPLLGTYDGRDDFPLRKTASEPNLKVRSRLKQKVAERRSSPLLRRKDGTVISTFKKRAIEITVSSLCSSAPGSGPSSPNSSHGAIAENGLTGSVPNIPAELLPQPLALDSSGQLSLYTSPSLPNISLGLQATVTVTNSHLSASPTLSPQAEAERPAVAALRPGATLTGKFLSTSSIPGCLLGVALDGDPPAGPASLLQHVLLLEQARQQSTLITVPLHGQSPLVTGERAGSVRTVTKLPRHRPLSRTQSSPLPQSPQALPHGALPHGALPHGALQHHFLDKQQVSLGKLLPKAGELARQPPTHPEETEEELTEQQSPPPGDGVAPLAPLETGGPLERPQDPEGCGEPLEPGDSGDEAPDVTELGVTYKQVFPEAPLQLFPGPPLGVLALPHPALARTQSSPASAAVKPPAPDGPPQHLFTTGVVYDTFMLKHQCTCGNTNIHPEHAGRIQSIWSRLQETGLLGKCERVRGRKATLEEIQTVHSEHHALLYGTSPLNRQKLDSKKLLGPIGQKTYAVLPCGGIGVDSDTVWNEMHSSSAVRMAVGCLLELAFKVAAGDIKNGFAVIRPPGHHAEESTAMGFCFFNSVAISAKLLQQKLSVGRILIVDWDIHHGNGTQQAFYSDPDVLYVSLHRYDDGNFFPGSGAPEEVGSGMGVGYNVNIAWTGGVDPPIGDVEYLTAFRTVVMPIATEFSPDVVLVSAGFDAVEGHLSPLGGYSVTAKCFGHLTKQLMTLAGGRVVLALEGGHDLTAICDASEACVSALLGLELEPLDPSLLQQKPNANAVATLEKVIEIQSRHWASLRGCAGAVGRSLREAQAGETAEAETVTAMALLSVGAERGGCGPRPRPVEEPVEPVEAMEAEPAP from the exons GGCCGGAGGGGCCGGCGGAGCCccccggggagcggcggggcccggggctGGACGCGGTGGCGCGGGAGCGGCAGCTGCAGCGGGAGCTCCTGGCgctcaagcagcagcagcagctccagaagcagctgctcttcgccGAGTTCCAGAAGCAGCACGAGCACCTCACCCGCCAGCACGAGGTCCAGCTCCAGAAGCACCTCAAG cagcagcaggaggcgCTGGCCGCGCgccggcagcaggagctggagcagcagcggcagcgggagcggcaggagctggagcagcagcagcgcctgGAGCAGCTGCACGCGCTGCGCAGCAAGGACAGGAGCCGCGAGa GTGCCATCGCCAGCACCGAGGTGAAGCTGAAGCTGCAGGAGTTTCTGCTCAGCAAGACGAAGGAGCCGGGCACCGGCCCGCCCAACCAttccctcccccagcaccccaaatgTTG GGCTCACCACACCTCCTTGGACCAGAGTTCCCCGCCCCAGACTGGCAGCCCCGGGACTCCCCCCTCCTACAAACTCCCCCTCCTCGGCACCTACGACGGCCGGGACGATTTCCCGCTGCGCAAAACCG CCTCCGAGCCCAACCTGAAGGTGCGGTCGCGGTTGAAACAGAAGGTGGCGGAGCGCAGGAGCAGCCCGCTGCTGCGCAGGAAGGACGGCACCGTCATCAGCACCTTCAAGAAGCGCGCGATTGAGATCACGG TGTCCTCGCTCTGCAGCAGCGCCCCCGGCTCCGGGCCCAGCTCCCCCAACAGCTCCCACGGCGCCATTGCCGAGAACGGCCTCACCGGCTCCGTCCCCAACATCCCGGCCGAG ctcctgccGCAGCCCCTGGCGCTGGACAGCTCCGGCCAGCTCAGCCTCTACACGTCCCCGTCGCTGCCCAACATCTCGCTGGGGCTCCAGGCCACCGTCACCGTCACCAACTCCCACCTCAGT GCGTCCCCCACGCTGTCCCCGCAGGCGGAGGCCGAGCGCCCGGCGGTGGCCGCTCTGCGCCCCGGGGCCACCCTCACCGGCAAGTTCCTGAGCACGTCGTCCATCCCGGGCTGCCTGCTGGGGGTGGCGCTGGACGGAGAcccccccgccggccccgcgtccctgctgcagcacgtcctgctgctggagcaagCGCGCCAGCAGAGCACCCTCATCACCG TGCCGCTGCACGGGCAGTCGCCGCTGGTGACCGGCGAGCGCGCGGGGAGCGTGCGGACGGTGACGAAGCTGCCGCGGCACCGGCCCCTGAGCCGCACGCAGTCGTCTCCGCTGCCGCAGAGCCCCCAGGCCCTGCCCCACGGCGCGCTGCCCCACGGCGCGCTGCCCCACGGCGCCCTCCAGCATCACTTCCTCGACAAGCAGCAGGTGTCGCTGGGCAAG ctgctccccaagGCGGGGGAGTTGGCGCGGCAGCCCCCCACCCACCCCGAGGAGACGGAGGAGGAGCTGACGGAGCAGCAGTCTCCCCCCCCGGGTGACGGGGTCGCCCCACTCGCCCCCCTGGAAACTGGGGGCCCCCTGGAGCGCCCGCAGGACCCCgagggctgtggggagcccCTCGAGCCGGGTGACAGCGGGGACGAGGCCCCTGACGTGACCGAGCTGGGCGTCACCTACAAGCAG GTGTTCCCCGAGGCGCCGCTGCAGCTGTTCCCTGGCCCCCCCCTGGGCGTCCTGGCGCTGCCGCACCCGGCGCTCGCCCGCACCCAGTCGTCCCCGGCCAGCGCTGCCGTGAAGCCCCCCGCGCCCGACGGGCCCCCCCAGCACCTCTTCACCACAG GCGTGGTGTACGACACGTTCATGCTGAAGCACCAGTGCACCTGCGGCAACACCAACATCCACCCCGAGCACGCCGGCCGCATCCAGAGCATCTGGTCGCGCCTACAGGAGACCGGGCTCCTCGGCAAGTGCGAG CGCGTCCGGGGCAGGAAGGCGACGCTGGAGGAGATCCAGACGGTGCACTCGGAGCATCACGCGCTGCTCTACGGCACCAGCCCCCTCAACCGCCAGAAGCTCGACAGCAAGAAGCTCCTGG GTCCCATCGGCCAGAAGACGTACGCCGTGCTGCCGTGCGGGGGCATCGGG GTGGACAGTGACACGGTGTGGAACGAGATGCACTCATCCAGCGCGGTGCGCATGGCGGTGGGCTGCCTGCTGGAGCTCGCCTTCAAGGTGGCTGCCGGGGACATCAAG AACGGCTTTGCCGTCATCCGCCCCCCAGGGCACCACGCGGAGGAATCCACGGCCAT gggcttttgctttttcaactCGGTGGCCATCTCAGccaaactgctccagcagaagCTCAGCGTGGGCCGGATCCTCATCGTGGACTGG GACATCCACCACGGGAATGGGACCCAACAAGCCTTCTACAGTGACCCCGACGTCCTCTACGTCTCCCTGCACCGCTACGACGACGGCAACTTCTTCCCAGGCAGCGGGGCGCCCGAGGAG GTGGGCAGCGGGATGGGAGTGGGCTACAACGTCAACATCGCCTGGACCGGCGGCGTGGACCCCCCCATCGGGGACGTGGAGTATCTGACCGCCTTCAG GACCGTGGTGATGCCCATTGCAACCGAGTTCTCCCCGGATGTGGTGCTGGTCTCGGCCGGATTTGACGCTGTTGAGGGTCACTTGTCACCGCTCGGCGGCTACTCTGTCACCGCCAAAT GCTTTGGCCACCTGACGAAGCAGCTGATGACGCTGGCGGGGGGCCGCGTGGTGCTGGCGCTGGAGGGCGGGCACGACCTGACGGCCATCTGCGACGCCTCGGAGGCCTGCGTGTCCGCGCTGCTGGGCCTGGAG CTGGAGCCCCTGGACCCgtccctcctgcagcagaagcCCAACGCCAACGCAGTGGCCACCCTGGAGAAGGTCATCGAGATCCAGA GCCGGCACTGGGCCTCGCTGCGGGGCTGCGCGGGCGCCGTGGGCCGCTCGCTGCGGGAGGCGCAGGCGGGGGAGACGGCGGAGGCCGAGACCGTGACGGCCATGGCGCTGCTGTCGGTGGGCGCCGAGCGGGGGGGCTGCGGCCCCCGGCCCAG GCCGGTGGAGGAGCCCGTGGAGCCCGTGGAGGCCATGGAGGCCGAGCCCGCGCCATGA
- the HDAC5 gene encoding histone deacetylase 5 isoform X6 — protein sequence MLLSGRAGPRCKDGGAAGRARGDGAGTGARAGLPGGTGTASALTASPHGPPPHQRHPPATMDPQSDTGPEGPAEPPGERRGPGLDAVARERQLQRELLALKQQQQLQKQLLFAEFQKQHEHLTRQHEVQLQKHLKQQQEALAARRQQELEQQRQRERQELEQQQRLEQLHALRSKDRSRESAIASTEVKLKLQEFLLSKTKEPGTGPPNHSLPQHPKCWAHHTSLDQSSPPQTGSPGTPPSYKLPLLGTYDGRDDFPLRKTASEPNLKVRSRLKQKVAERRSSPLLRRKDGTVISTFKKRAIEITVSSLCSSAPGSGPSSPNSSHGAIAENGLTGSVPNIPAELLPQPLALDSSGQLSLYTSPSLPNISLGLQATVTVTNSHLSAEAERPAVAALRPGATLTGKFLSTSSIPGCLLGVALDGDPPAGPASLLQHVLLLEQARQQSTLITVPLHGQSPLVTGERAGSVRTVTKLPRHRPLSRTQSSPLPQSPQALPHGALPHGALPHGALQHHFLDKQQVSLGKLLPKAGELARQPPTHPEETEEELTEQQSPPPGDGVAPLAPLETGGPLERPQDPEGCGEPLEPGDSGDEAPDVTELGVTYKQVFPEAPLQLFPGPPLGVLALPHPALARTQSSPASAAVKPPAPDGPPQHLFTTGVVYDTFMLKHQCTCGNTNIHPEHAGRIQSIWSRLQETGLLGKCERVRGRKATLEEIQTVHSEHHALLYGTSPLNRQKLDSKKLLGPIGQKTYAVLPCGGIGVDSDTVWNEMHSSSAVRMAVGCLLELAFKVAAGDIKNGFAVIRPPGHHAEESTAMGFCFFNSVAISAKLLQQKLSVGRILIVDWDIHHGNGTQQAFYSDPDVLYVSLHRYDDGNFFPGSGAPEEVGSGMGVGYNVNIAWTGGVDPPIGDVEYLTAFRTVVMPIATEFSPDVVLVSAGFDAVEGHLSPLGGYSVTAKCFGHLTKQLMTLAGGRVVLALEGGHDLTAICDASEACVSALLGLELEPLDPSLLQQKPNANAVATLEKVIEIQSRHWASLRGCAGAVGRSLREAQAGETAEAETVTAMALLSVGAERGGCGPRPRPVEEPVEPVEAMEAEPAP from the exons GGCCGGAGGGGCCGGCGGAGCCccccggggagcggcggggcccggggctGGACGCGGTGGCGCGGGAGCGGCAGCTGCAGCGGGAGCTCCTGGCgctcaagcagcagcagcagctccagaagcagctgctcttcgccGAGTTCCAGAAGCAGCACGAGCACCTCACCCGCCAGCACGAGGTCCAGCTCCAGAAGCACCTCAAG cagcagcaggaggcgCTGGCCGCGCgccggcagcaggagctggagcagcagcggcagcgggagcggcaggagctggagcagcagcagcgcctgGAGCAGCTGCACGCGCTGCGCAGCAAGGACAGGAGCCGCGAGa GTGCCATCGCCAGCACCGAGGTGAAGCTGAAGCTGCAGGAGTTTCTGCTCAGCAAGACGAAGGAGCCGGGCACCGGCCCGCCCAACCAttccctcccccagcaccccaaatgTTG GGCTCACCACACCTCCTTGGACCAGAGTTCCCCGCCCCAGACTGGCAGCCCCGGGACTCCCCCCTCCTACAAACTCCCCCTCCTCGGCACCTACGACGGCCGGGACGATTTCCCGCTGCGCAAAACCG CCTCCGAGCCCAACCTGAAGGTGCGGTCGCGGTTGAAACAGAAGGTGGCGGAGCGCAGGAGCAGCCCGCTGCTGCGCAGGAAGGACGGCACCGTCATCAGCACCTTCAAGAAGCGCGCGATTGAGATCACGG TGTCCTCGCTCTGCAGCAGCGCCCCCGGCTCCGGGCCCAGCTCCCCCAACAGCTCCCACGGCGCCATTGCCGAGAACGGCCTCACCGGCTCCGTCCCCAACATCCCGGCCGAG ctcctgccGCAGCCCCTGGCGCTGGACAGCTCCGGCCAGCTCAGCCTCTACACGTCCCCGTCGCTGCCCAACATCTCGCTGGGGCTCCAGGCCACCGTCACCGTCACCAACTCCCACCTCAGT GCGGAGGCCGAGCGCCCGGCGGTGGCCGCTCTGCGCCCCGGGGCCACCCTCACCGGCAAGTTCCTGAGCACGTCGTCCATCCCGGGCTGCCTGCTGGGGGTGGCGCTGGACGGAGAcccccccgccggccccgcgtccctgctgcagcacgtcctgctgctggagcaagCGCGCCAGCAGAGCACCCTCATCACCG TGCCGCTGCACGGGCAGTCGCCGCTGGTGACCGGCGAGCGCGCGGGGAGCGTGCGGACGGTGACGAAGCTGCCGCGGCACCGGCCCCTGAGCCGCACGCAGTCGTCTCCGCTGCCGCAGAGCCCCCAGGCCCTGCCCCACGGCGCGCTGCCCCACGGCGCGCTGCCCCACGGCGCCCTCCAGCATCACTTCCTCGACAAGCAGCAGGTGTCGCTGGGCAAG ctgctccccaagGCGGGGGAGTTGGCGCGGCAGCCCCCCACCCACCCCGAGGAGACGGAGGAGGAGCTGACGGAGCAGCAGTCTCCCCCCCCGGGTGACGGGGTCGCCCCACTCGCCCCCCTGGAAACTGGGGGCCCCCTGGAGCGCCCGCAGGACCCCgagggctgtggggagcccCTCGAGCCGGGTGACAGCGGGGACGAGGCCCCTGACGTGACCGAGCTGGGCGTCACCTACAAGCAG GTGTTCCCCGAGGCGCCGCTGCAGCTGTTCCCTGGCCCCCCCCTGGGCGTCCTGGCGCTGCCGCACCCGGCGCTCGCCCGCACCCAGTCGTCCCCGGCCAGCGCTGCCGTGAAGCCCCCCGCGCCCGACGGGCCCCCCCAGCACCTCTTCACCACAG GCGTGGTGTACGACACGTTCATGCTGAAGCACCAGTGCACCTGCGGCAACACCAACATCCACCCCGAGCACGCCGGCCGCATCCAGAGCATCTGGTCGCGCCTACAGGAGACCGGGCTCCTCGGCAAGTGCGAG CGCGTCCGGGGCAGGAAGGCGACGCTGGAGGAGATCCAGACGGTGCACTCGGAGCATCACGCGCTGCTCTACGGCACCAGCCCCCTCAACCGCCAGAAGCTCGACAGCAAGAAGCTCCTGG GTCCCATCGGCCAGAAGACGTACGCCGTGCTGCCGTGCGGGGGCATCGGG GTGGACAGTGACACGGTGTGGAACGAGATGCACTCATCCAGCGCGGTGCGCATGGCGGTGGGCTGCCTGCTGGAGCTCGCCTTCAAGGTGGCTGCCGGGGACATCAAG AACGGCTTTGCCGTCATCCGCCCCCCAGGGCACCACGCGGAGGAATCCACGGCCAT gggcttttgctttttcaactCGGTGGCCATCTCAGccaaactgctccagcagaagCTCAGCGTGGGCCGGATCCTCATCGTGGACTGG GACATCCACCACGGGAATGGGACCCAACAAGCCTTCTACAGTGACCCCGACGTCCTCTACGTCTCCCTGCACCGCTACGACGACGGCAACTTCTTCCCAGGCAGCGGGGCGCCCGAGGAG GTGGGCAGCGGGATGGGAGTGGGCTACAACGTCAACATCGCCTGGACCGGCGGCGTGGACCCCCCCATCGGGGACGTGGAGTATCTGACCGCCTTCAG GACCGTGGTGATGCCCATTGCAACCGAGTTCTCCCCGGATGTGGTGCTGGTCTCGGCCGGATTTGACGCTGTTGAGGGTCACTTGTCACCGCTCGGCGGCTACTCTGTCACCGCCAAAT GCTTTGGCCACCTGACGAAGCAGCTGATGACGCTGGCGGGGGGCCGCGTGGTGCTGGCGCTGGAGGGCGGGCACGACCTGACGGCCATCTGCGACGCCTCGGAGGCCTGCGTGTCCGCGCTGCTGGGCCTGGAG CTGGAGCCCCTGGACCCgtccctcctgcagcagaagcCCAACGCCAACGCAGTGGCCACCCTGGAGAAGGTCATCGAGATCCAGA GCCGGCACTGGGCCTCGCTGCGGGGCTGCGCGGGCGCCGTGGGCCGCTCGCTGCGGGAGGCGCAGGCGGGGGAGACGGCGGAGGCCGAGACCGTGACGGCCATGGCGCTGCTGTCGGTGGGCGCCGAGCGGGGGGGCTGCGGCCCCCGGCCCAG GCCGGTGGAGGAGCCCGTGGAGCCCGTGGAGGCCATGGAGGCCGAGCCCGCGCCATGA